Part of the Rhipicephalus sanguineus isolate Rsan-2018 chromosome 5, BIME_Rsan_1.4, whole genome shotgun sequence genome is shown below.
tggggttctttaacgtgcacctaaacctaagtacaccggcctctagcatttcgcctccatcgaaatatggccgccgcggctgcgattcgcgcgtaatcttaacggaacaatctgaaacaatcgcgaatatttcgaaacatcgcggcgcggcatgagccgagcgctgctaatatttcTTCTGCGGTTTAAATCCGATCAAACCAAGATAAAAAAATGAGAGCGCGTGGAAGTGTacttgcacaaatcgtcgcaggacCTCGCttctattcacgctattgccacctatagctccgattacctggcgattagtaatagtaaaaaactAGAGGGGcctcaaaaataaaaacaaatatacgtaaataaaataaaacagccGTTCTGTATCAACATTCATCCTGAATAAatattgaaacacgatacaggcggcacccctagtagctatgacaattaatcatgaagtatcgtcaacttgctTGTTAATGAAAGACAATAAAAAGACTAATGCCTATGCAAAATTCACTGAAACGGCTcgctgggacgctcatgagaaaaacggatcctttagtatagcaatgtttctcaaatccccttcctaacgatTTTAAGATGTctcctaattatttccattattatagtgcaaattcaatttcgctgttttactaagcagtaagcaggatgttCGTACTGTATACTCAGTTCACGCCCACATAAttgtatatttgttttcaaaatcgccttggcagaacagtaaactcggGTAAAATATAGATgtgcaaacagtagcagaaataaagcagacagttcaaagtaagaataaagcagagaacttaTTTTGGTAGCACATTACAAGAGACATActgctgtgaccagaccgaagaaaaaaaaaacagttcagagccctaggtaatgtacgggatacaagagaaggacaactaagaaagcacttgtgcgatcaatcaaattatgatttcaaaacaaTTTCAAGACAGAGAGCAGGAAGATAATAACAATgattgttagggtttaacttgccgaaaccacgatgtgattatgagggacgccgtagtggagggctccggaaatttcggccaccggCAGGGACTCGATCGACAGGAGGAAGAAAAAGTTAGGGTATACGAAGATATCTCCTGTtataggtaaacgcttgctctattagatttagcatcggtactagtggtgctataattaggatcttatttgcacataagtcaatcgcatgtaagtctaaCTGAatgccacgagacgcaaagcaactctatgcttcagatttcttaacgaagcaccacgcataAGAGCGGCATCAGAATATGCGCGATCATCGCCGCATGCGTTGTcgtacgcggcgctggacagtcGATCAGGGTAAGTCTCATGGCACTgccacaagtaaaaagaaaaaaaaaatcgagaaaaaatcGAGGcgcgtgagctaagcatagacgttcgcgcgcttgttctgtcgagactgcgcgagcgctgtcatgttactctgctcaaccaaaacggacgcgcccgcctcatcgcctgccctcaatggtggactctgccagaaagataaaattatgtcactgcctttagttttattcaggcggtttagtggcaccagtaccagcttgagaagcggggGTTtgagccagcgataattgtttcgtagcgtagtgttcctataggagtatcttgtatcttaagatacacgatacattattgaatgcatcgggaatacagatacagatactcatcttgcgagacgtatcgtgatacagatacaagataccccaagagtatctaagatagtatctaatatacatgtatcttcgatactgtccAGCACTGCTGCTACGCTTTActatctctcctcctcctttccctcctgctcaccctcacatctctccccctcacgctcacttccctttcctacctccgttgatacactatactatacaaggcaacGTTAtggtctgctagcgtgcctggatagccgagtgtttagGACCCTCGCCTTcgtatcgagggtacgcgggttggaattcacccagtttctgtggcacatacccgtttatgacgatgatagttttccggTAGGCCGCacaatggcacatacccgttgagacgatgatagttttctgcgatcgactcacaaggaacgatttgctaaacagtttcgctgttaaaagatcACAGGTAACCGAATTTCTGCGGCCTCCATCAGGTGAATTATGAATAGAATTATCGGTTAGTCATTCTCTCCGCCTAGTCATTCTGACCACCCAGTTATACGGGCCCTATCTATCACATACTCGTTACCATATTTTCTTTCACGTgcaatgttgcttttttttacgcTATTTGATATCTCGAGCAATTATATTCCGTTGTCCTACGGTATGAAATAGCTGCAGCCTATTTTGTTTTCAGAGTGACAGCATATTAACTTATAAAAAGAAAGCCTGCCACATTTCTTGCATGCCTGTGCAGCATGAACTACATGCAGCATAAATACTGAAACGGTGAAGCCACAGTTATTTAAGCGCAGCACTGGTCCGTGATTATTTCGTGATTCGGGATGTAACGAATAAAACAACGCTATAAAAAGAAGCATCGAGTAGCAGTCGCTGTTTTAAATCTCGCAGCGCTGCAAGGAATTATACAGGGTTAAAAATAGCTACACGAACGTTACCAGATGTACGCAAGCAATCCGTTCACAACGTAAGCATGCTTCTAACGTTATGGTGAGTACCAATCTACTTGCTTTGTCTAGATAAATACTTCTCCCAAAAGGGAAGTTATATTGCGTAATATTATCTGAGAAGCGACATCGCCTTGGGAGCCTCAGTAAGACAGTGTAGACAAACTTCAGTGATAATACGCTAAACTATGTTTGCTAGAAACGCCAAAGCTACAAAGACACTGGCCAGTTGACGCGAACACGTTTTTGGTGCATCCCTCTAATGAAGGATGCACTAATATGGGGCACATGTGGGTCTGAAGAAACTTTCTAACACCTGTTGTGCGGTTGTCTTCAGTACTATAAGTAATCACACTAAAGGCAGTAATAAGCGAACACGAAGTTTAATAGAACATTTTGTTTAATGATAATTACTCGACTTCCGCAAAGTACGAAAGGCTACTCTTGCGCAGCAGCAGTGTCTGAAGGATTCTATTgctttattgtgtgtgtgtgcagggtTCACTAACTCCCATTTTGGTCCCTCTAGTATTTTTCCTTTATCTTACCTCCAGCTAAGGGTAGCAAAACTCGCTTGTGTAGCTGGCATTCTTGTTTTCCTCCTCGTGACTTCTCTGTCTTCAGTAGATTGCTGCTCTATTTTCATAGTTTTTCTACAAGGAGAACACATGAATAATATGGCAACATAAAAAGGCTTCAAAGGTACGCTCGCAGCAGTAAGCAAACTGAAAAATTCGGAACGCTGGAGCGCATAATGACCATAATTTAATCGATAATTCCGCATCTTATGCTTATCGCATAATTATTTTCTTGAGTTTTTATGCACAGCGCTGTCTTGCTAATCAAAGCGAAATGGAACTAGAGTAGAAACAAAAATCATTAGTGCCGGAGTACTTGAATGCTAAGTAGAGTGGACTTCAGCTTGACAGTTATTGCCTTCTCTTCGAGGTTGTTATGCGCTGCTTTCAATAGCCTTCACAGATTCATGATGGTTAGAgggattatttttttttcattattgcaTCGAGTTcgatttgctttctttctttttatttgttgctGCACATCATAAAAGTTAACTTTGCAAGCTGTGTGAAATGGAGGTCTTCTTCTGCAAGTGCAACTATATTAGTTTAAGTTGATTCAAGAGCTTTCGTCAAAGCTGTTAGGAGGGAAGAAAATGATACACATCCAACGCGCATCGTGCAAGCTATGGGAAGTCAAGTTTTGGCGAGTATTTAGATGCTCTTACGCTCAATAAAATGCTCACGCTTGTCGTTATCTTAGAACATCCAGCGATGAATCTCATGTTATGCTTGTTAATGCACTGTTGTGGTCACAAACATTAGTGTGGTGCTTCAAGTGGTCACTATTTGATTCCCATGCTTCAGCTTAGCCCCTCCTCTTATGAGACGGGGAGGGCGCTAGACATTTGACAAGCAACGCTATATGATCTGGAGGGACGTGGAGCGTCAGAGCACGTGAATTCGCTTGACGGTGGTGTTGGATAACTGACACCACATGCGACTCCACTGGAATCTTTGCAATAGTCGTTTAGTAGGGTAATAACGAGTGTGCGATCCTTGTCACAACACTTCGTAAAAAATAAGGTGTCTCTTTCTTTCCCACAGCACTAAGAGAGACATGTGGACTACATACAGGGCGAGAGGCGCCTTCTTATTGACGCTGCTTATATCTACCGAACTGTCAGATGGCTCTGTGGTCGTCAGCACCGTGGAAGGAAAAGTACGTGGCCTACGTGAAAATGTTCTTGGAAGAGACGTAGAAGTATTCCTCGGAATTCCGTATGCTGCACCACCCGTCGGAGAACTTCGGTTCCTCAAGCCTCAACCGGTATCAACGTGGGACAATGTATATAACGCAACGACCGTCAAAGATTCCTGCATGCAACCGAGAGTTCCCTGGGTATTCGATATCCCGACAGCTCTCTCCGAAGACTGCTTGCATTTAAACGTGTGGACGCCACAAGCGTCGGAGTCGACGAAGCTCCCAGTCCTAGTGTGGTTTTACGGCGGAATTTTCAAACTAGGATCCGCGTATGAGACCAGATACAACGCTGCCCCCTTGGTCGCACTCAACGATGTGGTCGTCGTGTCGTGTAACTTTCGCTCGGGAATGTTCGGCTTTCTAGACGCGAATAACGAAGGGGCACCCGGAAACGTTGGCCTCTGGGACCAGGTGATGGTGATGAAATGGGTTCAGCGAAACATCAGAGCCTTTGGCGGAGATCCGCAACTCATCACGCTATTTGGCGAGAGCTCGGGGTCCATGGCCATTCACTTGCATCTCATGTCGCCCTCTAGCGCCGGTCTCTTTCGTCGCGCGTTCTTTATGAGCGGCACTGAGAGCACCGACATGGACGTCAACTCTGTCGACGAAAGCATTAACACTGGCAGTGCCGTCGCCGAAGTGCTCGGATGTACGAATCCTTTGCAGGACCTGACCACTGATCCAGATGACGTGCTGCAGTGCCTCCGAAAGTCGTCGGCCAGCGACATCGCTGAAGCCACGGAAAATGTCACGTCGCCGAACGTGCTTGCATTTCTGCCAACGTTCAACACCGAATTTGTGCCGTACTTGCCTTCGATTGCTACAGAAAAGGGGCTCTTTCGTGTTGTCGATGCGATGGTTTCCGTAGTGAAGAATGAGGGCGCGTTTGCCTTCGTCATGCAACCCGACAGGGAGCTCCTTAAAGACGACCTGTCGTGGTATGAATGGGAAGAATTCGTACCAGCCGTCGAAGCTGTAGTGGGGGAATTTGTGAAAAAACGTATTTTTCCCACAGCCCTCGACTACTTGGAAAATGCCCAAGCGAAAGACAAGGCAGCGTTCAGGCAAGCAGCAGCAGACTTTGTCGGAAAGAGTCACTTTTACTGCTCCAGCAGGGTGTTTGTTGAGAATGACTCGGCTAGAAATGGTCAAGCTTACGGCATCATATTCGCACATCGATCTCGCAAGTCGACACTTCCGAAATGGACTGAAGTGGTACACATGACGGAGATTCCATACTTCTTCGGAATACCCTTCTTGGACTCTGTTAATTACGATGAAGAAGACCGAGAGGTTAGCGCAGGGGCCATGAGGATACTAACTTCGTTTGCTCGAGATGGGTGAGCTGCGCTTTCCATTTATGGCAGCTTGTTCATTAAACTAATTTCTATAGTTTTAGATGTCATGAGCATCACATGCATATGATTAAACTCGCTATATTACCCTGGAATAAATACTGACTTGCTGAGGATCTCCAACGTGCACTAAAATCGAGGTACCCGACTAGCCAAAAATGCACTTCTCTGCTATCAATTTCTTCTTGTCGGAAATTTTCATTTAGACACTGTAACAACAATCTATGGATTTAGCTCAGAGGCACATTTACTGAAGTTTTACCGTTAGGGGATAAACCTTATTGGCCCAATACTATAAACGGCAAATAGCTGTATATTGACGGACAGGTCAGGAGCACTGTGGTTTAATTGGTGCTGGTACTGGTAGGTTTTAGTGGTGCACAAGCAACTTTGGCTATCATGCGTCGAACGCATGGTATAATTCTCTTAAAATCTTGGGAAGCTTCGACGAGTCCTTCTCTGGGCAAGGGCCCCGAGGATGCCAACTGGTTAAAAAGGCTCGATCTTCTTCTCAATAATGCGAAGCTTAACGAGGTCTCCCTGTTTATTTCAGAGCGGCAGCGGGTATGAAACTACAGTTTTTCTAAGATACCTGCTTCTCTTAGCACGCGAATGAAATGGCTCACAGGAATAACACGAATAAAATGGCTAAGAACGATTAAACTTTCTGTTCACCAACATTAAACTTTCTGATCACCAACACGCCCATCTACCGGTTAACTTattttcacacacacaaacacacacacaagcacgcacgcacacatgcacgcacgtacgcacgcacagacatgcacacacacacacgcggaccgacacacacacacacgcacggacccccccccccttcttaccccccacacacgcacacgcaagaGCGCGCGACCACAACCAAGTACTTTGCGGTACAACGACCCAGTTCTTGATGTAATTACTACTGTGGAAACTAACGCTCAACAAAAAGGGGGCATGTGTTAGAATTATAGACCGAGCGTCATCTGCATGTATATTAcgactttcgctactgcgtcaTCGTCTCATGATTAATATTTTTTTGCACAGTAAACCGAGTGCACCCAACGGCACCCAGTGGACGCCATTTTCTGCCGAAGAGCCTTACTTCCTGTGGCTGGAGCCAGGAAACTATGGGATGACAAGTTTTTATGAAGACGACGTATGTGACATCTGGAGGAAGTTTTAGTGGCACGATCACCCGAACTGTGCTGCATGTTGACAGCGTCTGGACAACGGAGATAAAACGATTTTACAGAGTAAAACTTATCATGCTCCCAGAGAGAAACATTCGGGAAAAACTACATGGTTTTGTCTGAAGGAGGAAAAGTATTGAACCTATTGGGCAGTAGAACATTTTCAAACATCACTGCACGCGCATCAGTACAATTCTtaggagaaataaaaaaaaatatcccaaAGATGCTAAATCTAATAAACCTGATTACTTACATCGTTAATTTTCACCAGGTACTCTTGAGTGCATGTTTTTTGTGTTCTTGAGTCTGTGGATCCCCTTTTATGCGAATATGACCGCTGTACGTAGGTGGAGCGTGCTGTAGAGACAGCTAGAAATTGATTGAAGtgaacaaaaaaaggaaataactTGCAACTGTTGTGTCTGCCATGTGAACTTCTTGAACTCCGGTGTTACGCGAGGACATTTCGGTTGTGTGAACttttatgctgatgatgatgattagctGGTTTTTGTGGTGCAAGGGACAAGTTTCGCGAAAGAGCGCCTTGCCATTTTTTATGTGGTGTCAGCGGTGACCCATGATTACGATGACAGCATATAACAAGACTGTAAATTGGCATTGAAACACGTGCTGTATGGAAGCGTAAAATATATGTGGTATATCCTATATATGAAATCATGGAAGTGAGACATGTAGTGATCCATGGGTGGTAAATCGAAGAAAGGGGATCATAATTTCAACAAGAAAGGCTAAATATGCTGTGTGAACATTTATATTATAGCACTCAGACTGAGTATCTGAATGTGTTTCTTCATGTGTTTATTTGCCTACTCTTGTGATTGCTGAAAATTTTACGATGGCAACATGTTATGTAAGAGCAGAGGAGTAGCTGGCGCCGCACATATGCACCAACCTCTTCCTCgaaaagaatatttatttaaaaagtTATTAAATACAGTGCGATCTCTTCTTTCTGCAGACCGCAGACTGCAAAACAATGCAacaaacgaagaaaaataaagactATTTATGCGATTATTGATTCAATATTAAAAACCTATTCGAGGCTATGATTGATCTAGTGATGTGTCCGCTAAAAATTTTGTGCAGTTTCTTCTCTGATTAAATCAAGATGACTGTGATCATGCAAATAAAGGCATGGATATTTGAGTACTGACTATTTTTCCGCATACAACGGAAATGGGAAAAGGATCACAAAGAGCTACAGAAAATATGTAGCTTGAGTGCTGCTTGAGACCAACACAAGGATGGCACATGGCCGAGAAACAAAAACTCAGTCAACAATCAAAATGACAACAGGATAGATACATTTAACATTGCATTCAAGCGAAATTACTTATGGaaaagtattaatgagaactcacagacaataatgccaaggaaagtatagatgaatgagaactaacagacaatagcgctaaggaaagtatagggggtgttatctgtagtatttagaacataaatgtgaagaaagtaaagtggacgaaacgataacttgccgccggcagggaccgaacctgcgaccttcgaataacacgtccgatgctctaccactcagctacggtggcggtcatcctcccgtccactttatggggcatatatgtgcatttaaaccttgaagTGTTAGTCAgagccattcgcagccatggcggcgagtgtggaacactctttttctgcctttctgacgtcacgtagcacgtgatctttttacgagctagcagctgaccaataatccctcgcataccacctgaaagcatcaagtctgccagaacgagaccctcgctatgaatgaagaaaataAGTGGAAatctcaagggctcgttttttctttgttatacagaatattaatgagcgctaacagacaataatgccaaggaaagtataggggatgttattagtagtaaatgtatgAGGTAGATGTTgacgaaagaaaagtggacgaaaagataacttgccgcgggcagggaccgaacctgcgacctttgaataacgcgtccgatgctctaccaacctAGCTgccgcggcggtcatccccccgtccactttatagggtatatatgtacatttaacgtACATGTTAAACACAAAAAGCTTAATGTTAAACGCAAAAAGAAGGTGAATAGAGCAGGCACCGTAGACGAACGAACGGAAATGTTGGAACTTTGTTGGAATTTTCTGTGGCACTGTTGGGATTCTGTTGTCTCCCTTGTCTGTTTTTGTTTCTCGACCCTTGCACCAGTGTGCACGCTTGTTTTAGATTTATACACTCATTTTATTTCTTCTTGAGAACGTACTGCAGGAAAGAAGACCAATCAGATGGGATTTACATGAAACGTACATTGTAACATCTGTCATGTGTTAACACAGCGGTTTCCTACGATTCTCAATATGTCATCTAACACGTACATGATCAATACAGATATTACATATAAATCAacagtttcatttcattttaagTACAACGCAGAATATATCATAATTCTGAAGGTTTGAGCacgttttttaaatttttttactgCACGAGCTGTTCAAGCCAAAGAGAACTCAGCaaaatgaatcagggtagcttaatttCTCTGCCCGAAAATCCTACTTTCagcgtggacgagctcagctcgtctgTGGTATAGGGATAGGGTTAAAAAGTAAACCATAAACTAAACAAAGCTGTGTGCACACCACATTTTattcttttgctcttcactctccgcaatttcgcattcgccaaccgctcgcgccaagTCATGTGCGGCGGCATATGCTCGCcggtgcgtcccatttcactactgctagcggttgtttccgcgAGTTGGTTAACTAGagaactaggttgaaccccacagAGTTCCGAACAGACAATGTTGCGCGGTAAAATGAATAATGGGCTCAATCTGCACCTGGACGGGAAACTTGAGGCTCAATAGTGTTTATAtaggcgccaattttgaaaatagacatttataggcactataaaaacactataaaagccctccttatCCTCTAATTcacgctcatatatcaaagtggcgctaTAGGGGCGTAAGGAACAAAataagcatttgcctaaaatccggtctctactcatcAGTTTTAACACGCCTCGCTGCTTGCAGGTATATGCTAACTACTGTGATAGCCCTATTGCAACTGTTGTGAGCCTCGCCTTCCGAGCTCTGGAAGCAAATTAAGCTTTTTTCGTTCGCGAGCAGAACCACGCTATAATGTTTGTTCCTTGTTTGGCAGGCACGCGGGGAACAATGTCAATATCCATAGCAGCCACGCGGCATCCAATCTTTTCACCTAAAGTCCGCACGATTTCCAAGCAACTCTCACCTTCAGTCTTCGGGATTCCCTTATCTCTACATTATTTCGGCGTGAATACTGCTCAAGGTCAGCTACTCGTTGAGTAAGGCTCTTGTTACTTTCAAACAGAGACTTGTTTTCGTCTCTCAAGGACTTGTTTTCTTGGGAAAGGCTCTCATTTTTTATTTTATAGACTCATACAATTCAATAAACACACTGAGACtttgagtcgtaggcatggatccaggcggtgaagacgggtgtggagaaaaccgggcatgttccacatagaccttgcgacatcatgcgcaagcgcattaatctttgctgctgcgccgcttcttggcagtgggataggttccatcacgccattttcgtgagcattcttagctgcatcgtcggcatgctcgttaccgatgatgccgcagtggcctggcaaccactgaaaaggtacagcatgtccttcgtctattagttgatggtgCAGATgtcttatttccagcaccaattggtcttgagacccacgacgtagagcagttcgaaaacattgcagagctggtttcgaatcagtaaaatGCTCCATTTTTGTGGTGATTCTCGATCAATTCTGCGGAGTGCGCTGTGGAGTGCCGCGAGCCGTTCGAAACTGGAcgttttcggctcttgctggaaagatcacagctcctgcagatcctccaacagttgtcgagccattcGTGTAAAGTTTAGCATGATCTTTGTATTCTTCGTGCAgcatgagtagagtcatctgcttcaaagctggcgacgacagctccgccttcttgcgaatccccggcaGTGTCAAGCGTAGTTCTGGCcggtccaagcaccaagggggtgttagaatccgttccggaggcgtgtaggctgttggaaggcGGTGAGGACGTGTTTTTGGAaggtggtgggcaggggcgcgagcaaggtgctTAACTGcctaccccgatccgagacgacccttctctgccgcatgtggcttggggtgtcttttacgaccGCCTTTGCTTGCTGCATCGCAATGACAGACAGAACtgtatgtgaccattgcggcaatgacgaaactattgaacatattttatgtcagtgccctcagtacagctctgagagacagtccctctcagcagtgtttgctcgcctcgacgaccagccgctttgtgagcagtcaatcttggaatgtcggaaagatcgagcttcacgccagaaagcaatgaaggcgctgatgaagtttctgcgagcgacccgcctcgttgaacgattgtgacactcgtgtgtgtgtgtgtgtgtgtgtgtgtgtgtgtgtgtgtgtgtgtgtgtgtgtgtgtgtgtgtgtgtgtgtgtgtgtgtgtgtgtgtgtgtgtgtgtgtgtgtgtgtgtgtgtgtgtgtgtgtgtgtgtgtgtgtgtgtgtgtgtgtgtgtgtgtgtgtgtgtgtgtgtgtgtgtgtgtgtgtgtgtgtgtgtgtgtgtgtgtgtgtgtgtgtgtgtgtgtgtgcgcgcgcgcgcacacacaccctCCCTCCATATCCCTCCATATCCCTCCCTCCATATCCCATTCCTTTctctcttacttttctgtctccccttaccccttccacagtgcaaggtagcaaaccagatatgttgtctggttaacctccctgcctttccgcattacatttctctctctctctctctctctctgagactTTGACGCATTTCTGCGACTTCAGAACGGAAAAGGTCAACTTCTTTTGCCAACTCGGAATTGGTTGGCATCTTGAATTATGCAGATCAAAACACACAAGGCAAGAAAGGGCAGCAGTGGTGACGGCAGAAACTTATGAGTTATATGGAAAATTTGAGGCACCAACCTGTACAAATATACACAGGATAGTTAGGGGCAATCCTTGACGTGACGCAGACGTTGGCGAAAGATATTTTGCAGGCAACATATTCAGGGAAATCTGAATTGCTTGAGTAAATTAGGTAACAAGGCGGCACATCTTTTCAAACATCCAGCGCCGTTGTACTGCTTCAAGCTGGGTGAGTCGACTTATATATTACATAAGAAAACCTGAAGTTATCCCACACACCAGCCTCCTGTATAGAAAGCACAGGGAAGCTGTATTGTGCGACTAAGTTGCGAAAGTCAGCAGATTTGGACCGAGGGCTATTAGCATTCCACTGAAATATTGCGACATTTTTGTAACGACTATTCATGGTCAATATCCGACAGCACTGACCTAGTCAGATGACCTCTTAGTGGCTCCATAGGTAGCAGCGCTCTTACCTGTGGAATCTCGTTCGCCTGCAGTAGAGCAGCGATGATTGCTCGAACAGCAGCTCGAACAGCATGGGTAGTATCATCTGCGTCACAGTGAGCGACGCAGTGCTTTCCTGGGATCCCGACGTTCTTGATTTTGCGGTGGTTCTGGCTGCCGGTATATCTTCCTGCGGTGTGCGCTGGGATTTATTCTGAGGAGATCGCTGAGGTGCTGAGGTTGTCGGTTCACTCGCTGATGTTGCTGCGTAATCTGACCTTCAGTTGTTGAAACAGAAGGATGACTCCGCTGACTCTAGGAGCTCAGTCAAGCCGAATGCTTCAATACTAACGCATACGACGTATCATTTGCCTCTACTGTAATGGAGTAGATGTGCGATTTCTTGATGGGTTTACGGCACCGAGGTTGCGAAGAGGGGCCCTGTGTCTTGCTTGTCTCCCATGCATTATAATTTATTTTATGTTTCCGGAGCATGAATGCTGCCCTGTTCTGTGGACAGCCTGTGAATGACTCAGTGTGATTTCCTGCGGAATTTGCGCACTTTGATTGTCGCTGAGACTTGGATTCCTTGTGATCATGGTTCTCACAGCAGATCTTGCATTGACCGGATCCGTGGCAGTTTTTTGCCAGGTGTCCAAACCTTTGACAGCTGTAACACCTTAAGACAGGACAACGGTATTCTTCTACTGGATGACCGGTGAAAATCAGTTGAATTCTCTCAGGAATTGGCTTGTCATCTCTAAAGTGTAAAACTACACTGTACAAAGGGCGAGATTCTACTGTGCCGTCTTCCAGAGGAGTGTATCTTGATTAGCGGCGGGCTGACGAGACTACAATATCTTTCAAGAACTCGACCAGTTGTTCTTCACTGTACTAAAGAGGCACGTGGCGAATTTTTCCGACGTTCCTTGTGTACGAAGTTGGTACAT
Proteins encoded:
- the LOC119394589 gene encoding cholinesterase produces the protein MWTTYRARGAFLLTLLISTELSDGSVVVSTVEGKVRGLRENVLGRDVEVFLGIPYAAPPVGELRFLKPQPVSTWDNVYNATTVKDSCMQPRVPWVFDIPTALSEDCLHLNVWTPQASESTKLPVLVWFYGGIFKLGSAYETRYNAAPLVALNDVVVVSCNFRSGMFGFLDANNEGAPGNVGLWDQVMVMKWVQRNIRAFGGDPQLITLFGESSGSMAIHLHLMSPSSAGLFRRAFFMSGTESTDMDVNSVDESINTGSAVAEVLGCTNPLQDLTTDPDDVLQCLRKSSASDIAEATENVTSPNVLAFLPTFNTEFVPYLPSIATEKGLFRVVDAMVSVVKNEGAFAFVMQPDRELLKDDLSWYEWEEFVPAVEAVVGEFVKKRIFPTALDYLENAQAKDKAAFRQAAADFVGKSHFYCSSRVFVENDSARNGQAYGIIFAHRSRKSTLPKWTEVVHMTEIPYFFGIPFLDSVNYDEEDREVSAGAMRILTSFARDG